One segment of Platichthys flesus chromosome 15, fPlaFle2.1, whole genome shotgun sequence DNA contains the following:
- the drd1b gene encoding dopamine receptor D1b, translating into MDQNYSTVQDGKQLLAERDSSKRVLTGCFLSLLIFTTLLGNTLVCAAVTKFRHLRSKVTNFFVISLAISDLLVAILVMPWKAATEIVGFWPFGAFCNVWVAFDIMCSTASILNLCVISVDRYWAISSPFRYERKMTPKVACLMISVAWTLSVLISFIPVQLNWHKAQTTSYAELNGTYPGDLPPDNCDSSLNRTYAISSSLISFYIPVAIMIVTYTRIYRIAQIQIRRISALERAAESAKNRHSSMGNSSSIESESSFKMSFKRETKVLKTLSVIMGVFVCCWLPFFILNCMVPFCEPNLPDGATDFLCISPTTFDVFVWFGWANSSLNPIIYAFNADFRKAFSILLGCHRLCPGSNAIEIVSINNNMGAPTSNPNCQYQPKSHIPKEGIHSANYVIPHSILCQEEELQKKDGCGGEIEVGTVNNAPEILSPAISGNLDSDTEVTLEKINPITQNGQHKAVSC; encoded by the coding sequence ATGGATCAGAATTACTCAACGGTTCAAGACGGCAAGCAGCTGCTAGCAGAGAGAGACTCGTCCAAACGCGTGCTGACAGGAtgcttcctctccctcctcatcttcacaACGCTGCTAGGCAACACACTTGTGTGCGCCGCTGTCACAAAGTTTCGACACCTCAGGTCAAAGGTTACCAACTTTTTTGTCATCTCTCTGGCCATCTCTGACCTTCTGGTGGCTATCCTGGTTATGCCATGGAAGGCGGCGACAGAGATCGTGGGGTTCTGGCCGTTTGGCGCCTTCTGCAATGTCTGGGTGGCGTTTGACATAATGTGCTCCACTGCCTCCATCTTGAACCTGTGTGTGATTAGTGTTGACCGCTACTGGGCCATATCGAGCCCGTTCCGCTATGAACGCAAGATGACCCCTAAAGTGGCGTGCCTGATGATCAGCGTGGCATGGACCCTGTCCGTCCTCATCTCCTTCATTCCTGTGCAGCTAAACTGGCACAAAGCTCAGACCACTAGCTACGCAGAGCTAAATGGAACTTATCCCGGCGATCTTCCCCCTGACAACTGTGACTCCAGCCTTAATCGGACTTACGCCATCTCCTCGTCCCTTATCAGCTTCTACATCCCTGTGGCTATTATGATCGTCACCTATACCCGGATCTACCGCATTGCCCAGATACAGATACGGAGAATATCTGCCCTGGAGCGGGCAGCAGAGAGTGCCAAAAACCGCCACAGCAGCATGGGGAACAGCTCGTCCATAGAGAGCGAGAGCTCATTCAAAATGTCGTTCAAACGAGAAACCAAAGTCTTAAAGACACTCTCAGTCATCAtgggggtgtttgtgtgctgctgGTTGCCCTTCTTCATCCTTAACTGCATGGTTCCGTTCTGTGAGCCCAACTTGCCAGATGGTGCCACGGACTTCCTCTGTATCAGCCCCACCACCTTTgacgtgtttgtgtggtttggCTGGGCTAACTCCTCGCTCAACCCCATCATCTATGCCTTCAACGCTGACTTCCGCAAGGCCTTCTCCATCCTCCTGGGCTGCCACCGCCTATGCCCAGGGAGCAACGCCATCGAGATCGTCAGTATTAACAACAACATGGGTGCCCCTACCTCGAACCCAAACTGCCAGTATCAGCCCAAGAGTCACATCCCAAAGGAGGGCATCCATTCTGCCAACTACGTGATTCCACACAGCATCCTGTGTCAGGAGGAGGAGTTACAGAAGAAGGACGGATGTGGGGGAGAGATCGAGGTAGGGACTGTAAACAATGCCCCGGAGATACTGTCCCCAGCCATCTCTGGGAATTTAGACAGCGACACTGAGGTCACGCTGGAAAAGATCAATCCCATAACGCAGAACGGACAGCATAAAGCTGTGTCATGTTGA